One window of the Salvia miltiorrhiza cultivar Shanhuang (shh) chromosome 6, IMPLAD_Smil_shh, whole genome shotgun sequence genome contains the following:
- the LOC130987875 gene encoding NAC domain-containing protein 83-like → MEKVNFVRDGGRKLPPGFRFEPTEEEIVFQYLSRKTFSHPLPALVIPEMDVFSLDPWQLAGDSSEDMYFFSNSMGDESERERATASGFWKANAAPKQIHNSWKRMRIVGIRKSFVFYMRSGVSTHWIMHQYCIALSQQNNCLVRIGDWSLCRIFMRKGGTTTQVDEDAHSFSASSSSSPNYDSTIFNDVSSST, encoded by the exons atggagaaggTGAATTTTGTTAGAGATGGAGGGAGAAAATTGCCTCCTGGATTTAGGTTTGAGCCGACGGAAGAAGAAATCGTGTTCCAATATTTGTCGCGTAAAACATTCTCACATCCTCTCCCAGCTCTTGTCATTCCAGAAATGGACGTTTTCAGCTTGGATCCATGGCAGCTTGcag GTGATTCTTCGGAGGATATGTATTTCTTCAGTAATAGTATGGGAgatgagagtgagagagagagagcgacgGCTTCTGGTTTTTGGAAGGCGAATGCTGCGCCCAAACAGATTCATAATTCTTGGAAGAGAATGCGTATAGTTGGGATCAGAAAATCCTTCGTCTTCTACATGAGATCCGGCGTTTCAACTCATTGGATCATGCATCAATACTGCATTGCCCTTTCCCAACAG AATAATTGTTTGGttcgaattggagattggagctTGTGCCGTATATTTATGAGGAAAGGAGGCACGACGACGCAAGTTGATGAGGATGCACATTCTTTTTCTGCTTCATCGTCTTCTTCTCCCAATTATGATTCTACTATTTTCAATGATGTCTCTTCTtctacataa
- the LOC130987878 gene encoding pyruvate dehydrogenase E1 component subunit beta-1, mitochondrial codes for MLGIIRQKVAGKLNHALNFEQGVGAVALRAFSSSAKQMTVRDALNSALEEEMSADPKVFIMGEEVGEYQGAYKITKGLLDKFGPERVVDTPITEAGFTGIGVGAAYHGLRPVIEFMTFNFSMQAIDHIINSAAKSNYMSSGQISVPIVFRGPNGAAAGVGAQHSQCYAAWYGSCPGLKVLAPYSAEDARGLLKAAIRDPDPVVFLENELLYGESFPVSAETLDSSFCLPIGKAKIEREGKDVTITAYSKMVGFSLQAADILAKEGINAEVINLRSIRPLDRSTINASVRKTNRLVTVEEGFPQHGVGAEICATVVEDSFEYLDAPVERIAGADVPTPYAANIERLAFPQVEDIVRASKRACYRSR; via the exons ATGTTGGGAATCATAAGGCAAAAGGTGGCCGGCAAGCTCAATCATGCTCTG AATTTTGAGCAAGGAGTTGGGGCAGTTGCGTTGAGGGCATTTTCTTCCTCCGCCAAGCAG ATGACAGTGCGTGATGCTTTAAACTCTGCACTTGAGGAAGAAATGTCTGCTGATCCCAAAGTGTTTATAATGGGTGAAGAG GTTGGTGAATATCAGGGTGCATATAAG ATCACCAAAGGTCTTCTGGATAAATTCGGTCCCGAGAGGGTTGTTGATACACCTATCACGGAG GCTGGATTTACTGGAATTGGAGTTGGCGCAGCATATCATGGTCTAAGGCCTGTGATAGAGTTCATGACTTTCAACTTCTCAATGCAG GCCATCGATCACATCATCAATTCTGCTGCAAAATCAAATTACATGTCTTCCGGTCAGATATCAGTTCCTATTGTTTTCAGGGGCCCGAATGGTGCTGCAGCTGGTGTGGGTGCTCAACACTCGCAG TGCTATGCAGCATGGTATGGCTCGTGCCCCGGACTAAAAGTACTGGCCCCATATTCTGCGGAAGATGCTCGAGGCTTGCTTAAAGCTGCTATAAGGGATCCGGATCCTGTTGTATTCCTTGAAAATGAACTGCT ATATGGCGAGTCATTTCCTGTCTCAGCTGAAACGCTTGATTCCAGTTTCTGTTTGCCTATCGGGAAAGCTAAG ATTGAACGTGAAGGAAAAGATGTAACAATCACTGCTTACTCGAAGATGGTTGGCTTTTCTCTTCAG GCCGCGGATATTCTTGCAAAAGAAGGGATTAATGCTGAG GTGATAAATCTTCGGTCCATTCGCCCTCTCGACAGATCTACTATAAATGCCTCTGTTAGGAAAACAAATAGGCTTGTGACTGTCGAAGAAGGATTCCCTCAACACGGCGTTGGTGCTGAGATCTG TGCTACTGTCGTTGAAGATAGCTTTGAGTATCTTGATGCACCTGTTGAGAGGATTGCTGGGGCTGATGTTCCCACACCCTACGCTGCAAATATCGAGAGATTGGCTTTTCCACAG GTCGAAGACATTGTTCGTGCATCAAAGAGAGCCTGCTACAGGTCAAGATAA
- the LOC130987876 gene encoding probable serine/threonine-protein kinase At1g54610 encodes MGCVLAKGAVRKREDRRRKLGDERRDSGTAGSGAAANGGSERGKEKKIVEVPAAAASTAAAPPLEFRLKRGVSTGGEGWPSWLSDVAGHALKDWKPRRASTFEKIDKIGQGTYSNVYKAKDLITGKIVALKKVRFDNLEPETVRFMAREILVLRKLDHPNVIKLEGVAISRMSSSLYLIFEYMEHDLAGLTAFQNVKFTEPQVKCYMKQLLSGLEHCHNNGVLHRDIKCSNLLIDNEGTLRIADFGLASFFNPESKRPMTSRVVTLWYRPPELLLGATRYGVGVDLWSAGCILAELFAGKPILRGRTEVEQLHKIFKLCGSPPEEYWKKSRLPNATLYKPQHPYKRCLAETFKDFPPSALALVETLLAIDPDARCSATEALNSEFFTTEPYACEPSSLPKFPPSKEMDIKLRDEEARRQRGVGAKSHVTDGSKRTRARDKASRAVPVPEANAELQPNLDRLRMMSDAKAKSKSDKFPPPHQDAAMGHHPLDASRNGPLSFSAAETSFASILDRRSSRSLRSTTSKAATSRSRNDKEEPHRAPARSFMNALYPSSIAWDFGFSRRRTGLENSRDRR; translated from the exons ATGGGGTGTGTACTTGCAAAAGGAGCTGTTAGGAAAAGAGAAGATCGCCGGAGGAAGCTCGGTGATGAGCGCCGCGATTCGGGAACCGCCGGTTCTGGGGCGGCGGCGAACGGCGGGTCGGAGAGAGGGAAGGAGAAGAAGATCGTGGAGGTTCCAGCTGCGGCGGCGTCGACGGCGGCAGCGCCCCCCCTGGAGTTCCGGCTGAAGAGGGGTGTCTCCACCGGCGGCGAGGGGTGGCCTTCGTGGCTAAGCGACGTCGCCGGCCACGCTCTCAAGGATTGGAAACCTCGCCGCGCTAGCACCTTCGAGAAGATTGATAAG ATAGGGCAAGGGACTTATAGCAATGTGTATAAGGCTAAGGACTTGATCACCGGGAAGATAGTGGCCTTGAAGAAAGTAAGATTCGACAACTTAGAGCCCGAGACTGTCAGGTTCATGGCGCGAGAGATACTtgtgttgagaaagctggatcaccCCAATGTGATTAAGCTCGAAGGTGTGGCGATTTCCAGGATGTCGAGCAGCCTGTACCTTATTTTTGAGTATATGGAGCACGATCTTGCTGGCCTTACTGCATTCCAAAATGTCAAGTTCACTGAGCCCCAG GTGAAATGCTATATGAAACAATTACTTTCTGGTCTAGAGCACTGCCACAACAATGGTGTCCTACATCGGGATATTAAGTGCTCTAACTTGCTTATTGACAATGAAGGAACCTTAAGAATAGCTGATTTTGGACTCGCTTCTTTCTTCAATCCAGAAAGCAAACGACCAATGACAAGCCGTGTTGTGACCCTTTGGTATCGTCCTCCTGAACTTTTGCTTGGGGCCACTCGTTATGGTGTTGGCGTCGATTTGTGGAGTGCTGGATGTATTCTAGCAGAATTATTTGCCGGGAAACCTATATTGCGGGGACGTACAGAG GTTGAACAACTGCACAAGATATTTAAACTATGTGGTTCTCCACCTGAGGAATACTGGAAGAAATCCAGATTACCGAATGCGACTCTCTATAAACCCCAGCATCCTTACAAGCGTTGCTTAGCAGAAACCTTCAAGGATTTTCCGCCATCTGCTCTTGCTCTGGTAGAAACTCTTCTTGCCATTGATCCCGATGCACGTTGCAGTGctactgaagcattaaatagtgAA TTTTTTACCACCGAACCATATGCATGTGAGCCGTCAAGCTTACCCAAATTCCCTCCCAGCAAAGAAATGGATATAAAATTGAGAGACGAAGAAGCTAGAAG GCAACGAGGTGTAGGGGCAAAATCTCACGTCACAGATGGCAGTAAACGAACTAGAGCACGTGACAAAGCCAGTCGAGCAGTTCCAGTTCCCGAAGCAAATGCAGAGCTGCAACCCAACTTAGAT AGGCTGAGAATGATGTCCGATGCCAAAGCCAAAAGCAAGAGCGACAAATTTCCTCCGCCTCATCAGGATGCAGCAATGGGCCATCATCCTCTTGATGCATCTCGAAATGGCCCTTTATCTTTCAGCGCAGCTGAAACTTCGTTCGCCTCAATCTTGGATCGGAGGTCTTCAAGATCTCTACGGAGCACCACATCCAAAGCTGCAACTTCGAGAAGTAGGAACGATAAGGAGGAGCCCCATAGGGCTCCTGCACGGAGCTTCATGAACGCGTTGTATCCCTCCTCCATTGCTTGGGATTTCGGGTTCAGTCGCAGGCGAACAGGTTTGGAAAATAGCAGGGATCGAAGGTAG
- the LOC130987879 gene encoding uncharacterized protein LOC130987879, producing MEHGSIQDQSQATFSLTDEDHTLANSVRYILNQDPRVTFCGYSIPHPSDARVNIRVQTTGDPAREVLKDSCQDLMLVCKHVTSTFDQAVMEFKSKQGIESMNITP from the exons ATGGAGCACGGGTCGATCCAGGATCAATCTCAAGCAACATTCTCGTTGACAGACGAAGACCACACTCTAGCAAACTCAGTTAGATATATTCTTAATCAAGA CCCAAGAGTAACATTTTGCGGTTACAGCATACCACACCCTTCCGATGCTCGGGTGAACATCAGAGTGCAGACTACTG GCGACCCAGCTCGCGAGGTATTGAAGGATTCGTGCCAGGATCTAATGCTCGTATGCAAGCATGTCACGAGCACCTTTGATCAGGCTGTAATGGAGTTCAAGAGTAAGCAAGGCATAGAATCCATGAATATTACACCCTAA
- the LOC130987880 gene encoding ubiquitin-conjugating enzyme E2 27, giving the protein MVDFARVQKELQDCNKDFEVSGIKVIPKGETNLAFLLGTIPGPLGTPYEGGTFKIDITLPDGYPFEPPKMRFATKVWHPNISSQSGAICLDILKDQWSPALTLKTALLSVQALLSAPEPDDPQDAVVAQQYLKDYQTFVGTARYWTEAFAKTSSLGVEEKVQKLVEMGFAEALVRSALESVGGDENLALEKLCSS; this is encoded by the exons ATGGTAGATTTTGCTAGGGTTCAGAAGGAATTGCAGGACTGCAATAAAGACTTCGAGGTTTCAGGGATAAAGGTCATACCTAAGGGTGAAACCAATCTCGCCTTCTTGCTTGGTACAATCCCTGGTCCTCTTGGTACACCTTATGAAGGTGGCACCTTCAAGATCGACATTACTCTGCCTG ATGGTTACCCGTTTGAACCTCCCAAAATGCGGTTTGCCACTAAAGTATG GCACCCAAATATTAGCAGTCAAAGTGGTGCCATATGCCTTGATATCCTGAAAGACCAATGGAGCCCAGCACTGACTTTGAAAACAGCACTGCTTTCTGTTCAAGCATTATTATCTGCTCCCGAACCTGACGATCCCCAGGATGCTGTTGTAGCACAACAG TATCTAAAAGACTACCAGACTTTTGTTGGGACGGCTCGTTACTGGACAGAGGCATTTGCCAAAACATCGTCTCTTGGTGTAGAGGAAAAG GTGCAGAAGCTTGTGGAGATGGGATTTGCTGAAGCTTTGGTGAGAAGTGCTCTCGAGAGTGTCGGTGGCGACGAGAACTTGGCTCTTGAAAAGCTCTGCTCCAGTTAG